A section of the Telopea speciosissima isolate NSW1024214 ecotype Mountain lineage chromosome 3, Tspe_v1, whole genome shotgun sequence genome encodes:
- the LOC122656341 gene encoding T-complex protein 1 subunit zeta 1, whose product MSLRVLNPNAEVLNKSAALHMNINAAKGLQDVLKTNLGPKGTIKMLVGGAGDIKLTKDGNTLLKEMQIQNPTAIMIARTAVAQDDTSGDGTTSTVLFIGELMKQSERYIDEGMHPRVLVDGFDIAKRATLQFLEKFKTPVVMGDEPDKEILKMVARTTLRTKLYEALADQLTDIVVNGVLCIRKPDEPIDLFMVEIMHMRHKFDVDTRLVEGLVLDHGSRHPDMKRRAENCYILTCNVSLEYEKSEVNAGFFYSNAEQREAMVAAERRQVDERIKKIIELKNKVCSGNDNNFVVINQKGIDPPSLDLFARAGIIALRRAKRRNMERLVLACGGEAVNSVDDLTPDCLGWAGLVYEHILGEEKYTFVENVKNPLSCTILIKGPNDHTIAQIKDAVRDGLRAVKNTIEDVAVVLGAGAFEVAARQYLINEVKKTVQGRAQLGVEAFADALLVVPKTLAENSGLDTQDVIIGLTGEHDKGNIVGLNQHTGEPIDPQMEGIFDNYSVKRQIINSGPVIASQLLLVDEVIRAGRNMRKPN is encoded by the exons ATGTCTTTGCGAGTTCTGAATCCAAATGCTGAAGTTCTCAACAAATCTGCTGCTCTGCACATGAACATCAATGCCGCTAAGGGTTTACAGGATGTTCTCAAGACCAATCTTGGACCTAAAGGCACCATCAAGAT GCTTGTTGGTGGTGCTGGAGACATCAAACTCACTAAAGATGGAAATACTCTcttgaaggaaatg caaattcaaaacccaacGGCTATTATGATTGCAAGGACGGCTGTGGCCCAAGATGATACAAGTGGTGATGGTACAACTTCTACGGTTCTTTTCATTGGCGAGCTCATGAAACAATCGGAACGTTACATTGATGAAG GGATGCATCCACGTGTATTAGTTGATGGTTTTGACATAGCGAAAAGAGCAACTCTACAATTTCTTGAGAAATTCAAGACACCTGTTGTGATGGGTGATGAGCCTGACAAAGAGATTTTGAAAATGGTCGCAAGAACAACACTTAGGACGAAG TTGTATGAAGCTTTGGCAGATCAATTGACAGATATAGTAGTTAATGGG GTTCTCTGCATTCGCAAGCCTGATGAGCCTATTGACTTGTTTATGGTGGAAATTATGCATATGCGCCATAAGTTTGATGTAGATACACGTTTG GTTGAGGGTCTTGTCCTTGATCATGGTTCTAGGCATCCTGATATGAAACGAAGAGCAGAGAATTGTTACATTTTGACTTGTAATGTATCACTGGAGTACGAGAAGAG TGAGGTAAATGCAGGATTTTTCTACTCAAATGCAGAGCAGAGAGAAGCAATGGTTGCTGCTGAAAGGCGTCAAGTTGATGAGAGAATTAAAAAGATCATTGAACTGAAAAACAAG GTTTGCTCAGGCAATGACAACAACTTTGTTGTTATCAATCAGAAAGGGATTGATCCTCCATCACTGGACCTTTTTGCTAGAGCAGGG ATCATTGCACTGCGTAGAGCAAAGAGAAGGAACATGGAGCGGCTTGTTTTGGCTTGTGGAGGGGAGGCTGTGAATTCTGTGGATGACTTGACTCCAGATTGTCTGGGATGGGCTGGTCTAGTGTATGAGCATATTCTTGGGGAAGAAAAGTATACTTTTGTTGAGAATGTGAAGAACCCTCTGTCTTGTACAATTTTAATAAAAG GACCTAATGACCATACTATTGCTCAAATTAAGGATGCTGTTCGTGATGGTCTGAGAGCAGTCAAAAATACAATTGAAGATGTAGCAGTTGTATTG GGTGCAGGAGCTTTTGAAGTTGCAGCCAGACAGTACCTAATTAATGAAGTTAAGAAAACCGTTCAAGGG CGTGCACAACTTGGTGTTGAAGCATTTGCTGATGCCCTTCTTGTGGTACCCAAAACTCTAGCAGAAAATTCTGGCCTTGACACTCAAGATGTTATCATTGGGCTCACG GGAGAGCATGACAAGGGGAACATTGTGGGATTGAACCAGCATACTGGAGAGCCAATTGACCCTCAAATGGAGGGCATTTTTGATAACTACTCTGTCAAGCGCCAAATCATAAACTCAGG GCCTGTCATTGCATCCCAATTGTTGCTTGTTGATGAGGTAATTCGTGCTGGTCGAAACATGCGGAAGCCAAATTAG